One part of the Gemmatimonadaceae bacterium genome encodes these proteins:
- a CDS encoding ABC transporter substrate-binding protein, which translates to MSRRADGQLRGVRNGTLTALLLATLAAGAWACQSESRSTAARKSTLTILYDGCERCWGDVNRFMLFSPLVAEEGPLHGGQPRPALAERWEHSPDYREWTIHLRSGVRWDDGQPLTAHDIKFDVDLWRRPDVAHPGGAGIDSLVVIDSLTYRVFYSRPSAEPLNGWDVFYPKHKLETLDPKSYFNWDFWSHPVGSGPFRYVRHVSATLLEVEANPLFFGDKPKIDRVVLKFGPPSVADLLSGQVDAVHDIAQSMVPKLKGDSRFRVYYQWIPYARVQLFWNEGNPLFRDVAVRRALTMAIDRKVLHQVLDLPADIPLTDGLFTARQFERGELMPAVPYDSAGAAALLRADGWRSRSAGGPLERNGRPFRFGLIVPNGAWLGEPSKSAVFIQDQLRRIGVLMDIQPLDPTLVNERLLAGKFDAAIYMSNGSPARDAALFGEKSPLGYHNAEMIQLLDSSRQIADPDALDAIYARMSVVFHADLPAMFLYPKISTHVAHRRVRGLSGPYHADPIWFAKDLWLDDEGRPAPKRKP; encoded by the coding sequence TTGTCCCGGAGGGCTGACGGGCAACTCCGTGGCGTCAGGAACGGAACCCTCACCGCATTGCTTCTAGCCACGCTCGCTGCCGGCGCATGGGCGTGCCAGAGCGAAAGCCGTTCAACTGCCGCTCGTAAATCGACACTGACGATTCTCTACGACGGTTGCGAGCGCTGCTGGGGCGACGTGAACCGTTTCATGCTGTTCTCGCCGCTCGTTGCCGAGGAGGGCCCGCTACACGGTGGACAGCCACGGCCGGCACTCGCGGAACGGTGGGAGCATTCGCCTGACTACCGCGAGTGGACAATCCACCTTCGGAGCGGCGTGCGTTGGGATGACGGGCAGCCTCTCACCGCGCACGACATCAAGTTTGACGTGGACCTGTGGCGGCGTCCCGACGTCGCGCATCCCGGGGGTGCCGGGATCGATTCACTCGTAGTGATCGATAGTCTCACTTACCGCGTGTTTTACAGTCGACCGAGCGCAGAGCCGCTCAACGGGTGGGATGTGTTTTATCCGAAGCACAAGCTCGAGACGCTCGATCCAAAGAGTTACTTCAACTGGGACTTCTGGTCTCATCCGGTGGGCAGTGGTCCATTTCGATACGTGCGCCACGTTTCGGCCACGCTTCTCGAAGTCGAGGCGAATCCACTGTTTTTCGGAGACAAACCGAAGATTGACCGGGTTGTTCTCAAATTCGGTCCGCCGTCCGTCGCTGATCTGCTGTCGGGGCAAGTGGATGCCGTGCATGACATCGCGCAGTCAATGGTTCCGAAGCTGAAAGGCGACTCGCGCTTCCGTGTTTACTACCAATGGATTCCGTACGCTCGCGTGCAACTCTTCTGGAACGAGGGCAACCCGCTGTTCCGCGATGTTGCCGTACGCCGGGCACTGACGATGGCCATTGACCGAAAAGTGCTGCACCAGGTTCTGGACCTCCCCGCCGACATCCCGCTTACGGACGGGCTGTTCACGGCGCGCCAGTTCGAGCGCGGGGAGCTGATGCCGGCTGTCCCGTATGATTCCGCTGGCGCTGCCGCGCTGTTGCGCGCTGATGGGTGGCGTTCCCGATCGGCCGGGGGGCCCCTCGAACGGAATGGGCGCCCGTTCCGCTTCGGGCTAATCGTGCCGAATGGTGCCTGGCTTGGAGAGCCGTCGAAGTCGGCTGTGTTCATCCAGGACCAACTTCGGCGGATCGGCGTATTGATGGACATTCAGCCACTTGACCCGACTCTCGTCAACGAGCGCCTGCTCGCAGGCAAGTTCGACGCCGCGATCTACATGAGTAACGGTTCACCCGCTCGTGACGCTGCACTCTTCGGTGAGAAATCCCCGCTCGGGTACCACAACGCTGAAATGATCCAGCTGCTGGACTCCTCGCGGCAAATCGCTGACCCGGACGCGCTGGATGCGATCTATGCACGAATGAGTGTGGTGTTTCACGCGGACCTTCCGGCAATGTTCCTTTACCCCAAAATCTCGACTCACGTCGCGCATCGGCGGGTACGGGGTCTCAGCGGTCCGTATCACGCGGATCCAATCTGGTTCGCGAAGGATTTATGGCTTGACGACGAGGGACGGCCTGCCCCTAAGAGGAAGCCATGA